A DNA window from Oncorhynchus tshawytscha isolate Ot180627B linkage group LG13, Otsh_v2.0, whole genome shotgun sequence contains the following coding sequences:
- the LOC112265115 gene encoding estrogen-related receptor gamma, whose amino-acid sequence MDLKGFCLSENVHFLSQHNHLLVSSNTDDAPSPDDTCNKTDPPSPTFALDSTTPFSPSSDSSGYSLFSQGHSMDPESPSSSSSGSVVSAAPDTSGAAKFWSERSLALSAHVDSILKCDYLSSLRPGPKRLCLVCGDFASGYHYGVASCEACKAFFKRTIQGNIDYSCPVMNECEITKRRRKSCQACRFQKCLRAGMMKEGVRMDRVRGGRQKYKRRGDSGLSLYTKAPDTHAVKSNGNKVISQLLLTEPAPLCATPDNSTNDDNLKALLTLCDLLNRELLVMIGWAKHIPGFSALSLVDQMALLQSGWMETLVLSVVFQSLGYGEELVFAGNLRLDQAQCRAAGLSDLYTALRQLTTKYQQMNLSQEEVVTLKAMALANSDAENLESVEAVQRFQDGLHEALQEYESSQHTAELHRAGKLLMTLPLLRQTANRAVDTFCRLHLEGRVPMHKLFLEMLDAKI is encoded by the exons CGGATCCCCCCAGCCCTACCTTCGCCCTGGACAGCACCACGCCATTCAGTCCAAGCTCGGACAGCAGTGGGTACAGTTTATTTTCACAGGGTCACTCGATGGACCCGGAATCCCCGAGTTCGAGCAGCAGCGGCAGCGTTGTCAGCGCAGCACCGGACACTAGCGGCGCAGCTAAGTTTTGGTCGGAGCGCAGTTTGGCGCTCTCGGCGCACGTTGACTCCATCCTCAAATGTGACTACCTATCGTCTCTGCGCCCTGGACCTAAAAGGCTGTGCCTAGTTTGTGGCGACTTTGCATCAGGATATCACTACGGAGTAGCGTCGTGTGAGGCATGCAAGGCTTTCTTCAAGAGGACAATTCAAG GTAACATTGACTACAGCTGCCCTGTGATGAACGAGTGTGAGATCACCAAGCGTCGCAGGAAGTCGTGCCAAGCGTGCCGCTTCCAGAAGTGCCTGCGTGCCGGCATGATGAAGGAAG GTGTTCGCATGGACCGAGTCAGAGGAGGACGTCAGAAGTACAAGAGAAGGGGGGACTCTGGCCTCTCTCTTTATACAAAGGCCCCAGACACACACGCTGTCAAGTCCAACG GAAACAAAGTGATCTCCCAGCTCCTCTTGACAGAGCCAGCCCCCCTGTGTGCCACGCCTGACAACTCAACCAATGATGACAACCTTAAAGCCCTGCTGACGCTGTGTGACCTCCTAAACAGGGAACTCCTGGTCATGATTGGCTGGGCAAAGCATATCCCAG GCTTCTCTGCCCTTTCATTGGTGGACCAGATGGCCCTGCTGCAGAGTGGTTGGATGGAGACACTGGTCTTGTCAGTGGTGTTTCAGTCTTTGGGCTATGGGGAGGAGCTGGTGTTTGCTGGGAACCTGCGTCTGGACCAGGCCCAGTGCAGAGCGGCAGGACTCTCTGACCTCTACACCGCCCTGAGACAGCTGACCACCAAGTACCAGCAGATGAACCTGAGCCAAGAGGAGGTGGTCACTCTCAAGGCTATGGCCCTCGCCAACTCCG ATGCAGAGAACCTGGAGAGTGTGGAGGCAGTGCAGCGGTTCCAGGACGGACTCCATGAGGCCCTGCAGGAGTACGAGAGCTCCCAGCACACAGCAGAGCTCCACCGGGCAGGCAAGCTTCTCATGACCCTTCCCCTGCTCCGGCAGACTGCCAACCGTGCCGTGGACACCTTCTGTAGACTCCACCTGGAGGGCCGCGTGCCCATGCACAAACTCTTCCTGGAGATGCTGGATGCCAAAATATGA